The following coding sequences are from one Arachis hypogaea cultivar Tifrunner chromosome 7, arahy.Tifrunner.gnm2.J5K5, whole genome shotgun sequence window:
- the LOC112703396 gene encoding protein CYSTEINE-RICH TRANSMEMBRANE MODULE 1 isoform X1, with protein sequence MSHFNNQHEAPAVSYPPTMSAYPPPPAASYVSAPPPMGYPSKDGPPAAGYPQQSVPQHTTTKGDGFWKGCCAALCCCCALDICF encoded by the exons atgAGTCACTTCAACAATCAGCACGAAGCACCTG CAGTATCATATCCGCCAACAATGAGTGCGTACCCTCCTCCACCAGCAGCATCATATGTTAGTGCTCCACCACCAATGGGTTACCCTTCAAAGGATGGTCCTCCAGCTGCAGGGTACCCCCAGCAGAGTGTTCCACAACACACCACAACCAAGGGTGATGGCTTCTGGAAGGGTTG TTGTGCTGCTCTATGTTGCTGTTGTGCCCTGGATATCTGCTTTTGA
- the LOC112703396 gene encoding protein CYSTEINE-RICH TRANSMEMBRANE MODULE 1 isoform X2 has translation MSHFNNQHEAPVSYPPTMSAYPPPPAASYVSAPPPMGYPSKDGPPAAGYPQQSVPQHTTTKGDGFWKGCCAALCCCCALDICF, from the exons atgAGTCACTTCAACAATCAGCACGAAGCACCTG TATCATATCCGCCAACAATGAGTGCGTACCCTCCTCCACCAGCAGCATCATATGTTAGTGCTCCACCACCAATGGGTTACCCTTCAAAGGATGGTCCTCCAGCTGCAGGGTACCCCCAGCAGAGTGTTCCACAACACACCACAACCAAGGGTGATGGCTTCTGGAAGGGTTG TTGTGCTGCTCTATGTTGCTGTTGTGCCCTGGATATCTGCTTTTGA